A DNA window from Anastrepha obliqua isolate idAnaObli1 chromosome 5, idAnaObli1_1.0, whole genome shotgun sequence contains the following coding sequences:
- the LOC129247778 gene encoding thioredoxin-like protein 4A has protein sequence MSYMLPHLHNGWQVDQAILSEEDRVVVIRFGHDWDPACMKMDEVMYSIAEKVKNFAVIYLVDITEVPDFNKMYELYDPCTVMFFFRNKHIMIDLGTGNNNKINWPLEDKQEMIDIVETVYRGARKGRGLVVSPKDYSTKYRY, from the exons ATGTCGTATATGTTACCGCATTTACACAATGGCTGGCAAGTGGACCAGGCTATACTATCAGAGGAAGATCGTGTTGTT gTCATACGTTTTGGCCACGATTGGGATCCTGCTTGCATGAAAATGGACGAAGTCATGTACAGCATTgcggaaaaagtgaaaaatttcgcGGTAATTTATTTGGTGGACATCACTGAGGTGCCCGATTTCAATAAGATGTATGAATTATACGATCCCTGCACAGTAATGTTTTTCTTCCGCAATAAACATATTATGATTGATTTGGGTACcggcaataacaataaaattaattggcCACTCGAGGATAAGCAAGAAATGATCGATATAGTTGAAACAGTGTATAGAGGAGCACGCAAAGGACGTGGTCTGGTCGTGTCACCAAAGGATTATTCCACTAAATACAGATATTAA
- the LOC129247040 gene encoding leucine--tRNA ligase, cytoplasmic translates to MANVERKGTFKVEYLQQIENDMRKRWEEEHIHEADAPLEPRQRLDEKFYVTFPFPYMNGRLHLGHTFSLSKAEFAVRYQRLKGRRVLWPFGFHCTGMPIKACADKLKRELQDYGYPPKFPADDASAVVQEQQQGDVPKDKSKGKKSKAVAKTASAKYQWQIMQSLGLNDEEIKNFAEAEYWLEYFPPLAIKDLKKIGLHVDFRRTFITTDANPFFDSFVCWQFLHLKKSGKVMYGKRYTIYSPKDGQPCMDHDRASGEGVGPQEYTLIKMKVLEKPAKLSAVTDPIFMVAATLRPETMYGQTNCWLHPDIKYIAWVTTHSNEVWISTRRAARNMSYQGFTAEEGKVVEIAELTGQELLGIPLAAPMTSHKVIYTLPMLSIKEDKGTGVVTSVPSDSPDDYAALVDLQKKDAFRQKYGIKDEMVLPFAPVPIIEVPTLGKTCAVYAYDKFKIQSQNDKDKLAEAKELCYLKGFYDGVLLVGEFAGRKVQDIKKDLQKKLVAANEAEVYYEPEQMIISRSGDQCVVALCNQWYLNYGEPEWQAKTKKWLDSMELYHEEARNNFEACLNWLHEYACSRTYGLGTRLPWDDQWLIESLSDSTIYMAFYTVVHLLQDGSFRGEKPSPLGITAKDMTPEVWDYIFFKETPYSDKLPVKKESLDILRREFEYWYPLDLRISGKDLINNHLTFMLYNHTAIWDKDESKWPLGTRVNGLLQLNSAKMSKSSGNFLTLYEAVEKFSADGTRLCLADAGDSVDDANFVESTADAGILRLYTFIEWVKEMLASRTLLRKGAPDTFNDKVFISEMNLKTRETDENYRKMLFKEALRTGFYELQLARDKYRELCGAQDMHEELVLEFIRRQALLMAPICPHVADYVWGLLGNKESIMHARWPKVGEINEIDIKCSEYLMESAHAFRLNLKNLLQVKGKGGKEKAVDPTSVKPYGALVWVAKTYPPWQCCVLDTLRTLYNKHGKLPENKIIAATLQQKEELKKFMKRVMPFAQMIREKVESGKGVEALAINLEFDERQVLLDNLDYLKNTLNVNTIEIKYTDDPSAPEKAREEVRPGSPFIVFSVTPNITVELTNPVERSGLFQVTGVICEGDTVKQLTEKLAKLISFKADLSTLQIWRYDDPLLGPRQMPKFQDYKSGKSLLTEGVFTLDVEKKTVSMKVEDKVVEVGRHFIYVVN, encoded by the exons ATG GCAAATGTGGAGCGAAAGGGCACCTTCAAGGTGGAATATCTACAACAAATCGAGAATGATATGCGAAAGCGATGGGAAGAGGAACATATACATGAAGCGGATGCGCCACTTGAACCACGACAACGTTTGGATGAAAAGTTCTATGTCACCTTTCCATTTCCCTACATGAATGGCCGTCTCCATTTGGGTCATACTTTCTCGCTTTCCAAAGCGGAATTCGCAGTGCGTTACCAGCGGCTAAAGGGACGGCGCGTGTTATGGCCATTTGGTTTTCATTGCACTGGCATGCCTATCAAAGCGTGCGCCGACAAATTGAAGCGTGAGTTGCAAGATTATGGTTATCCTCCGAAGTTTCCAGCCGATGATGCATCAGCAGTTGTGCAAGAACAGCAACAAGGCGATGTACCCAAAGATAAGTCGAAGGGCAAGAAGAGCAAAGCTGTAGCGAAAACAGCATCGGCTAAATATCAGTGGCAGATTATGCAAAGTCTCGGTTTGAACGATGAAGAGATTAAGAATTTCGCAGAGGCGGAGTATTGGTTGGAGTATTTCCCGCCGTTAGCCATCAAAGATCTCAAGAAAATAGGATTACAT GTGGACTTTAGACGCACTTTCATCACAACTGATGCCAATCCATTCTTTGACTCCTTTGTATGTTGGCAATTTCTGCACTTGAAAAAAAGCGGCAAAGTGATGTATGGAAAGCGCTACACTATTTACTCGCCTAAGGATGGGCAACCATGCATGGATCACGATCGCGCGTCCGGCGAAGGTGTAGGCCCGCAAGAGTACACTTTAATCAAAATGAAGGTGCTTGAGAAACCAGCGAAGTTGAG TGCTGTTACTGATCCTATATTTATGGTGGCTGCTACGCTTCGTCCAGAGACTATGTACGGCCAAACTAACTGCTGGTTGCATCCTGACATTAAATACATTGCTTGGGTAACGACGCATTCGAATGAGGTTTGGATTAGTACACGCCGCGCAGCGCGCAATATGTCATACCAGGGATTTACTGCTGAGGAAGGTAAAGTGGTAGAGATTGCCGAGTTAACCGGACAGGAATTGTTGGGCATACCTTTAGCTGCGCCAATGACATCACACAAAGTCATCTATACACTGCCAATGCTATCGATTAAGGAAGACAAGGGTACAGGCGTTGTAACGTCTGTGCCGTCTGATTCGCCTGACGATTATGCGGCTTTAGTGGATTTGCAGAAAAAAGACGCTTTCCGCCAAAAGTATGGCATCAAGGATGAGATGGTGCTTCCTTTTGCGCCAGTACCTATCATAGAAGTACCCACATTGGGCAAGACCTGCGCTGTGTATGCCTAtgacaaattcaaaatacaatcaCAAAATGACAAAGATAAATTAGCTGAGGCGAAGGAGCTTTGTTACTTAAAAG GTTTTTATGATGGTGTACTTTTGGTTGGCGAGTTCGCTGGGCGCAAAGTGCAAGACATTAAGAAAGACTTGCAGAAAAAGCTTGTGGCTGCAAATGAAGCGGAGGTCTACTATGAACCAGAGCAGATGATCATATCGCGTTCCGGCGATCAGTGTGTAGTAGCACTTTGTAATCAGTGGTATTTGAACTACGGCGAACCTGAGTGGCAGGCGAAAACCAAAAAGTGGTTGGACAGCATGGAATTATACCACGAAGAGGCACGCAATAATTTCGAGGCGTGTCTGAATTGGTTGCACGAATACGCCTGCTCACGTACATATGGGCTGGGCACCAGGCTGCCATGGGACGACCAATGGCTCATTGAATCGCTCTCGGATTCGACCATTTACATGGCTTTTTATACAGTTGTGCATCTGCTGCAAGACGGTTCATTTAGAGGCGAAAAACCGAGTCCATTGG GCATCACTGCAAAGGATATGACACCCGAGGTGTGGGActatattttcttcaaagaaACACCCTATTCCGACAAGCTGCCAGTAAAGAAGGAGTCACTCGACATTCTGCGTCGTGAGTTCGAGTACTGGTACCCATTAGATTTACGTATCAGTGGCAAAGATCTAATCAATAATCATCTAACCTTCATGCTGTACAACCACACTGCCATTTGGGATAAGGACGAGAGCAAGTGGCCGTTGGGTACACGTGTTAACGGCCTGCTGCAACTCAATTCCGCAAAAATGTCGAAATCAAGTGGCAATTTCCTTACACTCTACGAAGCTGTTGAGAAATTCTCTGCGGATGGCACGCGACTTTGTCTGGCCGATGCTGGCGATAGTGTGGACGATGCAAACTTTGTTGAAAGCACCGCAGATGCAGGCATTCTACGACTCTACACTTTTATAGAGTGGGTGAAAGAGATGTTGGCCTCACGTACACTGCTCCGCAAGGGCGCACCTGACACGTTCAACGACAAGGTGTTCATCAGTGAAATGAATCTGAAAACGCGTGAAACGGATGAGAATTACCGCAAAATGTTGTTCAAAGAAGCCTTGCGTACTGGGTTCTATGAGTTACAGCTGGCGCGTGACAAATATCGTGAACTTTGCGGCGCTCAAGACATGCACGAGGAGTTGGTGCTTGAGTTCATACGGCGTCAAGCATTGCTAATGGCGCCCATTTGTCCGCATGTCGCCGACTATGTCTGGGGTCTGTTGGGCAATAAGGAATCCATAATGCATGCGCGCTGGCCGAAAGTGGGTGAAATCAATGAGATTGATATTAAATGTTCCGAGTATCTCATGGAGTCAGCACACGCCTTCCGCCTTAACTTGAAGAACTTGCTGCAAGTGAAGGGCAAGGGTGGCAAGGAAAAAGCAGTGGATCCGACCAGCGTGAAGCCGTACGGCGCTTTGGTGTGGGTGGCCAAAACTTACCCGCCATGGCAATGTTGTGTGCTCGACACGCTGCGTACATTGTACAACAAACATGGAAAGCTGCcggaaaacaaaattattgcggCAACGCTGCAGCAGAAGGAGGAGCTCAAGAAATTCATGAAGCGGGTGATGCCATTCGCGCAAATGATACGCGAGAAAGTAGAGAGCGGTAAGGGTGTAGAGGCGCTGGCTATCAATTTAGAGTTCGATGAACGACAGGTGCTGCTTGACAATCTGGACTATCTCAAGAACACGCTGAAT GTGAATAccatagaaataaaatacaccGATGATCCGAGCGCGCCTGAAAAGGCGCGCGAAGAAGTGCGTCCTGGCTCACCCTTCATAGTGTTTTCGGTTACGCCTAATATCACCGTCGAATTGACGAATCCTGTGGAGCGTTCGGGGCTGTTTCAAGTGACTGGCGTTATTTGCGAGGGCGATACGGTGAAGCAGTTAACTGAAAAGCTTGCCAAGCTGATAAGCTTTAAAG cTGACTTGTCCACGCTCCAAATTTGGCGCTACGATGATCCTTTGCTTGGACCACGCCAAATGCCAAAATTCCAGGACTATAAATCAGGCAAATCTCTTCTCACCGAAGGCGTATTTACGTTGGATGTAGAAAAGAAAACAGTTTCCATGAAAGTCGAAGATAAAGTTGTCGAAGTTGGACGCCATTTTATTTATGTGGTCAATTAG
- the LOC129247041 gene encoding trypsin-1, which translates to MMSRTTSYLLAVTAFVVCGLTQEVRAGACIIPQPLRGQTVNMVRVDNDALPSDVVLPRPRLDGRIVGGYEVNITDAPHQISLQTSGGHICGGSIIAPRWVLTAAHCTDGKNAQQLKVRIGSSEASNGGQLLRVKDIVQHEKFNFSNVDYDFSLLRLEKEIQFSENKKSVKLPEESNEFMDGDICYVTGWGNTQNASESRQWLRQAEVPLFNQDLCSEKYKKFGGVTERMICAGYLEGGKDACQGDSGGPLISKDGVLVGVVSWGYGCAKPDYPGVYSRVQYAREWVRQHSGA; encoded by the exons ATGATGAGCAGAACTACGTCATATTTATTAGCTGTCACGGCTTTTGTTGTATGTGGATTAACACAGGAAGTGCGAGCTGGAG CCTGCATTATTCCACAACCATTGAGGGGACAAACAGTCAATATGGTGCGTGTGGATAATGACGCTTTACCCTCCGATGTAGTCTTACCCCGGCCACGCCTTGACGGACGTATTGTTGGCGGTTATGAAGTGAACATTACAGATGCGCCACATCAGATTTCTCTGCAGACAAGTGGTGGGCATATATGTGGAGGTTCTATTATAGCG cCCCGCTGGGTGCTCACAGCCGCTCATTGCACTGA CGGGAAAAATGCCCAACAACTAAAGGTGCGCATTGGCTCCTCGGAAGCCTCCAATGGTGGGCAATTGCTACGCGTCAAAGATATTGTACAACATGAAAAGTTCAATTTCTCCAATGTGGACTATGATTTTTCGTTGCTGCGtcttgaaaaagaaattcaattttCGGAGAATAAAAAATCGGTTAAGTTACCTGAAGAGAGTAACGAATTCATGGATGGCGATATTTGTTATGTGACCGGTTGGGGTAATACGCAAAATGCGAGCGAATCTCGTCAGTGGTTGCGTCAAGCCGAGGTGCCACTTTTCAATCAAGATCTCTGCTCGGAGAAGTACAAAAAATTCGGCGGCGTTACTGAGCGTATGATTTGCGCCGGTTATCTGGAAGGTGGTAAAGATGCCTGCCAGGGTGATTCAGGTGGTCCGCTAATTAGCAAAGATGGTGTGCTGGTGGGTGTGGTGTCATGGGGTTATGGCTGCGCCAAACCCGATTATCCTGGTGTGTATTCTCGTGTGCAATACGCGCGCGAGTGGGTACGACAACATAGTGGAGCGTAG